A genome region from Pseudomonas sp. N3-W includes the following:
- a CDS encoding non-ribosomal peptide synthetase, which produces MSGTMAERIAKRFVGLPLEQRRLFLARLREEGKDFSLLPLPVSRHDCAQIPLSFAQQRLLFLWQLEPQSAAYNMAAGLRLHGHLNESALLRSFDHLVARHEVLRTVFHTDGEQPTQVILDQQNIALQRIDLSGIAAQDREAQLAQQVNAVTAQPFDLRHGPLLRASLFCLADDEFVLVVSMHHIVSDGWSMDVMVKEFVQCYQAFSLEREPQLPALVLQYADYAIWQRRWLEAGEGERQLDYWRQQLGEEHPLLDVAADFARPLNQSYEGQTLSFDFGADLSRQLNAFARAQGISLFMLVLAGFSLFVSRQAGQRDIRVGVPNANRGRAEVEGLIGFFVNTQVLRCQVDERGSFNDLLAQVREASFGAQAHQELPFEQLVDELVAERTLGHNPLFQVKFNQNVGMQKQRAMDLPGLSVAEYPLDKEGTHFDLALDITDDGALIHGQMTYASDLYQRSTIEGFIPALLGLFGELLKAPQAPLHNVATTPVRLADTPREPALPVLQHWDREVARQPEALAARGLEQSLSFKALDQAANQLAHYLQAQGVQPGQPVAVLMERSLDWLTCVLGILKAGAVYMPLDVKAPAARLQPMLESAQARLLLCADGDERITRLGVAGLAFAPSQWHDQPLTSPALNLSAQAPAYVIHTSGSTGQPKGVLVSHGALASYVRGALERLALAPDASMALVSTIAADLGFTVLFGALCSGRLLHVLPEELGFDPDRFADYMATHRVGVLKIVPGHLSALLQATRAADVLPEHALIVGGEACSPALLQRVRELKPGCRFINHYGPSETTVGVLTHEVVALDPDARSIPVGAALPGAHVYVLDDVLNAVADQVAGELYIGGDSVALGYLGQPALTAERFLPDPFGAVGARVYRSGDRVRRNRRQALEFIGRADDQVKVRGYRVEPAEVARTLLGLDGVSEAAVLALALDGDESRLQLVAWCVAASAASLTVEDLRQQLQACLPDYMVPAQIVLLDQLPLTANGKLDKRALPVPGVVTQRYVAPVGEVQEKLAAIWAEVLKLERVGSTDNFFELGGDSILSLQIIARAKRQGIKLSPKQLFEKQTIGQLAAVAKLIEAKPAVVAPQQVSGTLPLLPIQARFFEMDIAQRHHWNQSVMLQPQTALDAGHLKAALSALIEHHDALALNFQASGDRWQATFQSPRDPELLWVRELNDLADLSALANEAQRSLDLQQGRLLRALLVNLPDGAQRLLLVIHHLVVDGVSWRILLEDLQQAYTALAAGKAIALPGKSSALQSWAEHLHRYGQGEALAAERDYWSHTLDAVGAQLPQDFPQSVQTQQQAARATSRLSKALTHKLLKVAPAAYRTQINDLLLTALARVLCDWSEQPSVLIQLEGHGREDLFDDLDLSRTVGWFSSLFPVRLTPEAAPGDSLCAIKEQLRGVPGKGIGYGVLRYLTQAEPLRAMAQPRVTFNYLGQFDGAFSAADGALFVPTGESTGATQDSAAPLGNWLSIDGQVYDGELELSWTFGTGMYRPHTIEALATAYRHELERLIDHCCDSGQAGVTPSDFALASLTQAQLSALPVPARDIGDLYPLSPMQQGILFHSVNEPDGPAYTNQLRVDVQHLDTERFRQAWQQTVDAHEILRTVFVWPEDAAAAVQVVRQTVQMPWSVQDWRGRADLDTALEQLARDDLANGFELDQAPLLRVLLVQTGDDRHHLIYTSHHILMDGWSTSQLFGEVLQRYAGITPATSQGRYRDYIQWLGQRDAQASRTFWRSALASLEEPTRLASAMAPRQALSSGYADHQHVFSEQLTTDLNRFAREQKVTLNTLMQAAWLVLLQRYTGQDSVAFGATVAGRPTDLPGVEQQIGLFINTLPVVAAPSAEIAVGQWLQQVQSLNLALREHEHTPLYDVQRWAGLGAGSLFDSILVFENYPMAEALEQGEATGLAFSGITRQEQTHYPLTLVAVTGRELSLGLSFDRACFDAPTIAGLSVQLESLMTQFLADATQPLGALQLLDAGQRQVAADWGKASITATDSRTVLQRIEAQVQRQPDADAILFADQQINYRSLDARANRLAHKLQALGVGPEVRVGVCMRRTPDMLVGLLAILKAGGAYVPLDPDYPQERLLHMLEDSCATVLLTESAALALLPETLSAQVLVVEPRLDWLDDFPATAPAIRLDAQNLAYVIYTSGSTGKPKGVAITHGNLGALIQWSEGVYSAEQLRGVLASTSICFDLSVWEIFVTLACGGCMVLADNALALADLPARERVTLINTVPSAIAALQRAGQIPPSVGTLNLAGEPLKQTLVDTLYASTSVKQVYDLYGPSEDTTYSTFTLRSAHGQANIGRPLDNTVAYLLDSQLQPLPAGVAAELYLAGAGVTRGYLMRAGLTAERFVPDPFASNGERLYRTGDLVRQGADDKIEYIGRADHQVKIRGFRIELSEIEARLLEQPEVREAVVLAQDGAAGKHLQAYVVAAQPDVDRQALAEQLRSALSGRLPAHMVPGHLHLIDGVPLTPNGKLDRKALIAMGGSPIQQRFEAPHTDLQRQVAIIWQEVLEVEQVGLTDNFFQLGGHSLLATLVVTRIKERLGDKVALKELFETDTLQAFCTRIEALRVEMSPVQDELAKSLEALKRLSLDDLEKLIS; this is translated from the coding sequence ATGAGCGGCACTATGGCGGAACGCATTGCTAAAAGGTTCGTCGGTTTGCCGCTTGAGCAACGTCGACTGTTTCTGGCCAGGTTGCGCGAGGAGGGCAAGGATTTCAGCCTGCTGCCGTTGCCGGTCAGCCGTCACGACTGCGCGCAGATCCCGTTGTCGTTTGCCCAGCAGCGCCTGTTGTTTCTCTGGCAGCTGGAGCCGCAAAGCGCCGCCTACAACATGGCCGCCGGCCTGCGTCTGCACGGGCACCTGAACGAGTCGGCGCTGCTGCGCTCCTTCGACCATCTGGTGGCGCGCCACGAGGTGCTGCGCACGGTGTTCCACACGGACGGCGAGCAGCCGACCCAGGTGATCCTCGACCAGCAGAACATAGCGCTGCAACGCATCGATCTGTCGGGCATTGCTGCGCAAGACCGCGAAGCGCAACTGGCGCAGCAGGTCAATGCGGTCACCGCGCAGCCGTTCGATTTGCGTCACGGGCCGCTGCTGCGTGCCAGCCTGTTTTGCCTGGCCGATGATGAATTCGTGCTGGTGGTGAGCATGCACCACATCGTCTCCGACGGCTGGTCGATGGACGTGATGGTCAAGGAGTTCGTGCAGTGCTATCAGGCGTTCAGCCTGGAGCGCGAACCGCAACTGCCGGCGCTGGTCTTGCAGTACGCCGACTACGCGATCTGGCAACGGCGCTGGCTGGAAGCCGGCGAGGGCGAACGCCAACTCGACTACTGGCGTCAGCAATTGGGTGAAGAACACCCATTGCTCGACGTGGCGGCGGACTTTGCCCGACCACTGAACCAGAGCTATGAAGGCCAGACCCTGAGCTTCGATTTCGGCGCCGACCTGTCGCGCCAGCTCAACGCTTTTGCCCGCGCCCAGGGCATCAGTCTGTTCATGCTGGTGCTGGCCGGGTTTTCGCTGTTTGTGTCGCGTCAGGCCGGGCAGCGGGACATTCGCGTCGGCGTGCCCAATGCCAACCGTGGCCGGGCTGAAGTCGAGGGGCTGATCGGCTTCTTCGTCAACACTCAGGTACTGCGTTGCCAGGTGGACGAGCGCGGCAGTTTCAATGATCTGCTGGCGCAGGTGCGCGAGGCATCGTTCGGCGCCCAGGCGCATCAGGAACTGCCGTTCGAACAACTGGTGGACGAACTGGTCGCCGAGCGCACCCTGGGTCATAACCCGCTGTTCCAGGTCAAGTTCAACCAGAACGTCGGCATGCAGAAACAGCGTGCGATGGACCTGCCGGGCCTGAGCGTTGCCGAATACCCACTGGACAAGGAAGGCACGCACTTCGACCTGGCGCTGGACATCACCGACGACGGCGCGCTGATCCACGGGCAGATGACCTACGCCAGCGACCTTTATCAACGCTCGACCATCGAAGGCTTTATCCCGGCGTTGCTCGGCCTGTTCGGCGAACTGCTGAAGGCCCCGCAGGCACCGTTGCACAACGTCGCCACAACACCCGTGCGATTGGCCGACACACCGCGCGAGCCGGCGCTGCCGGTGTTGCAGCACTGGGATCGTGAAGTCGCGCGGCAACCCGAGGCGCTGGCCGCCCGTGGGCTGGAACAGAGCCTGAGTTTCAAGGCGCTGGATCAGGCGGCCAATCAGCTCGCGCATTATTTGCAGGCCCAAGGTGTGCAGCCAGGCCAGCCGGTGGCGGTGCTGATGGAGCGCTCGCTGGACTGGCTGACCTGCGTGTTGGGGATTCTCAAGGCCGGGGCCGTGTACATGCCGCTGGACGTCAAGGCGCCTGCCGCACGCTTGCAGCCGATGCTCGAAAGTGCCCAGGCAAGGCTGCTGCTGTGTGCTGACGGTGACGAACGCATCACCCGGCTGGGCGTCGCGGGCCTGGCCTTTGCGCCGTCGCAGTGGCACGACCAACCGCTGACCAGCCCTGCGCTGAACCTGTCGGCGCAGGCACCGGCCTACGTGATTCACACCTCCGGTTCCACCGGGCAACCCAAGGGCGTGCTGGTGAGCCACGGCGCGCTGGCCAGTTACGTGCGCGGGGCGCTGGAGCGTCTGGCGCTGGCGCCGGACGCGAGCATGGCGCTGGTCTCGACCATTGCCGCCGACCTGGGCTTTACCGTGCTGTTCGGCGCCTTGTGTTCCGGGCGTCTGCTGCATGTGTTGCCGGAAGAACTGGGCTTCGACCCGGACCGCTTTGCCGACTACATGGCGACCCACCGGGTGGGCGTGCTGAAAATCGTGCCGGGGCATCTGTCGGCACTGTTGCAGGCAACTCGCGCCGCCGATGTATTGCCCGAACATGCGCTGATCGTCGGCGGCGAAGCCTGCTCGCCGGCACTGCTGCAACGGGTGCGGGAACTGAAACCGGGCTGCCGTTTCATCAACCACTATGGCCCGAGCGAAACCACGGTCGGCGTGCTGACCCATGAAGTCGTCGCGCTCGATCCGGATGCCCGCAGCATCCCTGTCGGTGCAGCATTGCCGGGCGCACACGTCTACGTACTCGACGACGTGCTCAACGCCGTCGCCGATCAGGTGGCCGGCGAGTTGTACATCGGCGGCGACAGCGTGGCCCTCGGTTATCTGGGCCAGCCGGCCCTGACCGCCGAGCGCTTCCTGCCGGATCCGTTTGGCGCGGTCGGTGCGCGGGTCTATCGCAGCGGTGACCGGGTGCGGCGCAACCGGCGACAGGCGCTGGAATTCATCGGCCGCGCCGACGATCAGGTCAAGGTGCGCGGTTATCGCGTCGAGCCGGCCGAGGTCGCGCGGACCTTGCTCGGCCTCGATGGCGTGAGCGAGGCCGCGGTGCTGGCCCTGGCGCTGGACGGTGATGAATCGCGCCTGCAACTGGTCGCCTGGTGCGTGGCCGCCTCGGCCGCGTCGCTGACCGTGGAGGACCTGCGTCAGCAGTTGCAGGCCTGTCTGCCGGACTACATGGTGCCGGCGCAGATCGTCCTGCTCGACCAACTGCCGCTCACCGCCAACGGCAAACTGGACAAACGCGCCTTGCCGGTGCCGGGCGTGGTCACTCAGCGTTATGTCGCGCCAGTGGGTGAGGTGCAAGAGAAGCTCGCGGCGATCTGGGCCGAGGTGCTCAAGCTTGAGCGCGTGGGCAGCACCGACAACTTCTTCGAACTGGGCGGCGACTCGATCCTGAGCCTGCAAATCATCGCCCGGGCCAAGCGTCAGGGCATCAAGCTGAGCCCCAAGCAATTGTTCGAGAAACAGACCATCGGCCAACTGGCAGCGGTGGCCAAACTGATCGAGGCCAAGCCGGCGGTGGTTGCGCCACAACAGGTCAGCGGCACCCTGCCGTTGCTGCCGATTCAGGCGCGGTTCTTTGAGATGGACATTGCCCAGCGTCATCACTGGAACCAGTCGGTGATGTTGCAACCGCAAACGGCGCTCGATGCCGGTCATCTGAAGGCGGCCCTGTCTGCCCTGATCGAGCATCACGATGCCCTGGCGCTGAATTTCCAGGCGTCCGGCGACCGTTGGCAAGCGACCTTCCAGAGCCCGCGTGATCCAGAGCTACTGTGGGTGCGTGAGCTGAACGACCTGGCCGATCTGTCGGCCTTGGCGAATGAAGCTCAGCGCAGTCTCGACCTGCAACAAGGGCGCTTGTTGCGCGCGCTGCTGGTGAATCTGCCTGACGGCGCGCAGCGCTTGTTGCTGGTTATCCATCACCTGGTAGTGGACGGCGTGTCCTGGCGGATCCTGCTCGAAGATTTGCAGCAGGCCTACACCGCACTGGCGGCGGGCAAGGCGATTGCGCTGCCGGGCAAAAGCAGCGCGTTGCAGAGCTGGGCCGAGCACCTGCATCGCTACGGGCAGGGCGAAGCACTGGCCGCTGAACGCGATTACTGGAGCCATACGCTGGACGCCGTCGGGGCACAGCTGCCGCAGGATTTCCCACAGTCTGTCCAGACCCAACAGCAAGCTGCCCGTGCCACCTCGCGCCTGAGCAAGGCGCTGACCCACAAGCTGCTCAAGGTCGCGCCCGCCGCCTACCGCACTCAGATCAACGACCTGTTGCTGACGGCGCTGGCGCGGGTGCTGTGCGACTGGAGCGAGCAGCCGTCGGTGCTGATCCAGCTCGAAGGCCATGGCCGTGAAGACCTGTTCGATGACCTGGACCTGAGCCGCACTGTCGGCTGGTTCAGCAGCTTGTTCCCGGTGCGCCTGACCCCTGAAGCCGCGCCGGGTGATTCCCTGTGCGCGATCAAGGAACAGCTGCGCGGGGTGCCCGGCAAAGGCATCGGCTACGGCGTATTGCGTTACCTGACCCAGGCCGAGCCGCTGCGGGCCATGGCGCAACCACGGGTGACGTTCAACTATCTGGGCCAGTTCGACGGTGCGTTCAGCGCCGCCGACGGCGCCTTGTTCGTGCCCACCGGCGAAAGCACCGGCGCCACTCAGGACAGCGCGGCGCCGCTGGGCAACTGGCTGAGCATCGATGGCCAGGTGTATGACGGCGAGCTGGAACTGAGCTGGACCTTCGGCACCGGCATGTATCGCCCGCACACCATCGAAGCGCTGGCCACGGCCTATCGCCATGAACTGGAGCGGCTGATCGATCATTGCTGCGACAGCGGGCAGGCTGGCGTCACCCCGTCGGACTTCGCGCTGGCGAGCCTGACCCAGGCGCAGCTGTCGGCACTGCCGGTGCCGGCGCGGGACATCGGCGATCTGTATCCGTTGTCGCCGATGCAGCAGGGCATCCTGTTCCACAGCGTCAACGAGCCCGACGGCCCGGCCTACACCAACCAGTTGCGGGTCGATGTGCAGCATCTGGACACCGAGCGTTTCCGCCAGGCCTGGCAGCAGACGGTCGATGCCCACGAGATTCTGCGCACCGTGTTTGTCTGGCCTGAAGACGCCGCGGCGGCGGTGCAGGTGGTCCGCCAGACGGTGCAGATGCCGTGGAGCGTGCAGGACTGGCGCGGTCGTGCTGATCTCGATACGGCGCTGGAGCAGTTGGCCCGGGATGACCTGGCCAACGGTTTCGAGCTGGACCAGGCACCGCTGTTGCGCGTGCTGCTGGTGCAAACCGGCGACGACCGGCATCACCTGATCTACACCAGCCACCACATTCTGATGGACGGCTGGAGCACCTCGCAGTTGTTCGGCGAAGTGCTGCAACGTTATGCCGGCATCACCCCGGCCACGTCGCAGGGACGTTATCGCGATTACATTCAGTGGCTCGGCCAGCGCGATGCGCAGGCCAGTCGCACGTTCTGGCGGTCGGCGCTTGCCAGCCTTGAAGAGCCGACCCGTCTGGCCAGTGCCATGGCGCCGCGTCAGGCGCTGAGCAGCGGTTATGCCGATCACCAGCATGTGTTCAGCGAACAACTGACGACCGACCTGAACCGCTTCGCCCGGGAACAGAAAGTCACCCTCAACACCCTGATGCAAGCCGCATGGCTGGTGCTGTTGCAGCGTTACACCGGTCAGGACAGCGTGGCGTTCGGCGCCACCGTGGCCGGTCGTCCGACCGACTTGCCGGGTGTCGAGCAACAGATTGGCCTGTTCATCAACACCTTGCCGGTGGTGGCCGCGCCGTCCGCCGAGATTGCGGTAGGTCAATGGCTGCAACAGGTGCAGAGCCTCAACCTGGCCCTGCGCGAACACGAACACACGCCGCTTTACGACGTGCAGCGCTGGGCCGGTCTGGGTGCGGGTTCGTTGTTCGACAGCATTCTGGTATTCGAAAATTACCCGATGGCCGAAGCGCTGGAGCAGGGCGAGGCCACCGGTCTGGCATTTTCCGGCATTACCCGTCAGGAACAGACCCACTACCCGCTGACGCTGGTCGCGGTGACCGGTCGTGAATTGAGCCTTGGGCTGAGCTTCGACCGGGCCTGTTTCGATGCGCCAACCATCGCCGGCCTGAGCGTTCAGCTCGAAAGCCTGATGACCCAGTTCCTTGCCGATGCCACGCAGCCGCTGGGCGCGCTGCAACTGCTGGACGCCGGGCAACGTCAGGTCGCCGCCGATTGGGGCAAGGCCAGCATCACCGCGACGGATTCACGCACGGTGCTGCAACGGATCGAGGCGCAGGTACAGCGCCAGCCGGACGCGGACGCCATCCTGTTCGCCGATCAGCAGATCAATTACCGCAGCCTCGATGCGCGCGCCAATCGCCTCGCGCACAAACTGCAAGCGCTGGGCGTCGGCCCGGAAGTGCGGGTGGGCGTGTGCATGCGCCGCACGCCGGACATGCTGGTGGGTTTGCTGGCGATCCTCAAGGCCGGCGGCGCCTATGTGCCGCTGGACCCGGACTATCCGCAAGAGCGCCTGCTGCACATGCTGGAAGACAGCTGCGCGACGGTGCTGCTGACCGAATCCGCGGCGCTGGCGCTGTTGCCCGAGACGTTGTCGGCGCAAGTGCTGGTGGTCGAGCCGCGTCTGGACTGGCTGGATGATTTCCCGGCCACGGCACCTGCGATCCGCCTCGATGCGCAGAACCTGGCCTATGTCATCTACACCTCGGGTTCGACCGGCAAGCCCAAGGGCGTGGCGATCACCCATGGCAACCTCGGGGCGCTGATCCAGTGGTCCGAGGGCGTGTACAGCGCCGAGCAGTTGCGCGGCGTGCTGGCGTCAACCTCGATCTGCTTCGACCTGTCGGTCTGGGAAATCTTTGTCACCCTGGCCTGCGGCGGTTGCATGGTGCTGGCGGACAATGCTCTGGCGCTGGCCGATTTGCCGGCCCGCGAGCGGGTCACGCTGATCAATACCGTGCCGTCGGCGATTGCCGCCCTGCAGCGTGCCGGGCAGATTCCGCCGTCGGTCGGCACCCTCAACCTGGCCGGTGAACCGCTCAAGCAGACGTTGGTGGACACGCTGTACGCGAGCACCTCGGTCAAGCAGGTCTACGACCTGTATGGGCCGTCGGAAGACACCACGTACTCGACGTTCACCCTGCGCAGCGCCCACGGTCAGGCCAACATCGGCCGGCCCCTGGACAACACCGTCGCCTACCTGCTCGACAGTCAGTTGCAGCCGCTGCCGGCGGGCGTCGCGGCCGAACTGTACCTGGCGGGCGCCGGTGTCACCCGGGGTTATCTGATGCGTGCCGGACTCACCGCCGAGCGCTTTGTGCCGGACCCGTTCGCCAGCAACGGCGAGCGTCTGTACCGCACCGGCGACCTGGTACGCCAGGGTGCAGACGACAAGATCGAGTACATCGGTCGCGCCGACCATCAGGTGAAAATCCGTGGTTTCCGCATCGAGCTGAGCGAAATCGAAGCGCGACTGCTGGAGCAGCCCGAGGTCCGTGAAGCCGTGGTCCTGGCCCAGGACGGCGCCGCCGGCAAGCACCTGCAAGCGTATGTGGTGGCCGCGCAACCGGACGTGGATCGACAGGCGCTGGCCGAACAACTGCGCTCGGCCCTGAGCGGCCGCTTGCCGGCGCACATGGTGCCGGGGCACCTGCACCTGATCGACGGCGTGCCGCTGACCCCCAACGGCAAACTGGACCGCAAGGCGCTGATTGCCATGGGTGGCAGTCCGATCCAGCAGCGCTTTGAGGCGCCGCACACGGACCTGCAACGGCAAGTGGCAATCATCTGGCAGGAGGTGCTGGAGGTCGAGCAGGTGGGTCTCACGGACAACTTCTTCCAGCTGGGCGGGCACTCGTTGCTGGCCACCCTGGTGGTGACCCGGATCAAGGAGCGTCTGGGCGACAAAGTGGCACTCAAGGAGCTGTTCGAAACCGACACGCTGCAAGCGTTCTGCACTCGGATAGAAGCGTTGCGCGTCGAAATGTCGCCGGTTCAGGACGAATTGGCTAAATCCCTGGAGGCCCTCAAACGTCTATCCCTCGATGATCTGGAAAAACTGATTTCTTGA
- a CDS encoding amino acid adenylation domain-containing protein has product MNAADAQKLARRFIELPQDKRCLFLAGMAREGIDFAQLPMTACVGAAERDGLSYAQQRMWFLWQLDPQSAAYNLPMAVRLDGELQPQALEQAFSLLVARHECLRTTFGQEGERAFQQVSEPRELKLAITDLSTVPEAQRWARAQQHMMAEATQAFDLQQGPLLSLRLLRLAERQHVLLLTLHHIIADGWSMNILIDEFMKTYDALVAGQSPTLPALTVHYRDYALWQRSWLEAGERERQLDYWRTQLGEEHPVLELPTDRAYPAQSSHQGARLEKVIDSALRQDLKNLAQRQGVTLFVVLLAAFKTLLHRYSGQTDIRVGGLIANRTRSETEGLIGFFVNTQILRSEVTAHTRFADLLQNLRQAALGAQAHQELPFDALIEALQPARSQSHNPLFQVMFNHQPLVTDLQAVQLDCGLQVGYLSEAQLAGSGRQHAATSDLMLDTREEGEHLFAAFTYATDIFDESTIAALAGHWHNLLASVCRDPQQLLGELSMLAATERDGLIQNADSPAQLPCVQQLFEAQVARTPQAQALILADEAAPSLSYAELNQRSNRLAHHLRAKGVGPDVLVGVALGRSLELAVALLAVLKAGGAYVPLDPQTPAERLRHVLDDSGLQLLLTDSTTLTHLPTLQGIDCLCLDRLPNGDVENNPPVAVDPQNLAYVIYTSGSTGRPKGVAVSHGALSEFIERAIDYSDLREGDRVLQFATSSFDGFVEQFFPPLCHGACVVLRDTRLWDSATLHQVILEHGITLADLPAAYWYWLVQDYAANPPAHFGALRQIHVGGEAMAVDGLRLWQRAGLGHVRLLNTYGPTEATVVSTIHDCTALTPEAVSWRGIPIGLGLAQRRLYVLDDDLNLLPQGAVGELYIGGPGLARGYHRQPTLSAERFIADPFAAGERLYRTGDRARRRADGAVEYVGRVDHQVKIRGFRIELGEIESRLQQCAGIREAVVLALPLTGGLQLVAYLVVDEAVIDSAAEQAVFRQQIRGLLQASLPDYMVPGHLLLLPRLPLTPSGKLDRKALPAPDPSQLQVDYRAPQSDTEQCLAQIWREVLQVPQVGLDDHFFELGGHSLLAAQVIGRIKHQLGVVLPLRILFEKPLLGDLALELEQQAGIATDNDWSDMDQFMSSLEGVDV; this is encoded by the coding sequence ATGAATGCCGCAGACGCACAGAAACTAGCCCGCCGCTTTATCGAGTTGCCACAGGACAAGCGCTGCTTGTTCCTGGCCGGCATGGCCCGCGAAGGCATCGATTTTGCGCAGCTTCCCATGACCGCCTGTGTCGGGGCCGCCGAGCGTGACGGCCTGTCCTACGCCCAGCAGCGGATGTGGTTTCTCTGGCAACTGGACCCGCAAAGCGCCGCCTACAACCTGCCGATGGCGGTGCGCCTGGACGGCGAGTTGCAGCCCCAGGCGCTGGAGCAAGCGTTCAGCCTGCTGGTGGCGCGGCACGAGTGCCTGCGCACCACCTTCGGTCAGGAGGGCGAACGTGCCTTCCAGCAGGTCAGCGAGCCCCGTGAACTGAAGCTGGCGATCACCGACCTGAGCACCGTGCCCGAGGCCCAGCGCTGGGCCCGTGCGCAGCAGCACATGATGGCCGAAGCCACCCAGGCCTTCGACCTGCAACAGGGGCCGCTGCTGAGCCTGCGCCTGTTGCGCCTGGCCGAGCGCCAGCATGTCCTGCTGCTGACCCTGCACCACATCATTGCCGATGGCTGGTCGATGAACATCCTCATCGACGAGTTCATGAAAACCTACGATGCCCTCGTCGCCGGCCAGTCTCCGACGCTGCCGGCCTTGACCGTGCACTACCGCGACTACGCCCTGTGGCAGCGCAGCTGGCTGGAGGCGGGCGAGCGCGAGCGTCAGCTCGATTACTGGCGCACGCAACTGGGCGAAGAACATCCGGTCCTCGAATTGCCGACCGACCGCGCCTACCCGGCGCAATCCAGTCATCAGGGCGCGCGCCTGGAAAAAGTCATCGACAGCGCCCTGCGCCAGGACCTGAAGAACCTCGCGCAACGTCAGGGCGTGACGCTGTTCGTGGTGCTGCTGGCCGCGTTCAAGACCTTGCTGCATCGCTACAGCGGCCAGACCGACATCCGCGTCGGCGGCCTGATTGCCAACCGCACCCGCAGCGAAACCGAAGGCCTGATCGGCTTCTTCGTCAACACCCAGATCCTGCGCAGCGAAGTGACCGCGCACACCCGTTTCGCCGACCTGTTGCAGAACCTGCGCCAAGCCGCGCTGGGTGCCCAGGCCCATCAGGAGCTGCCATTCGACGCGCTGATCGAAGCCCTGCAACCGGCCCGCAGCCAGAGCCACAACCCGTTGTTCCAGGTGATGTTCAACCACCAACCGCTGGTCACCGACCTGCAAGCGGTGCAGCTCGATTGCGGTTTGCAGGTGGGCTACCTGAGCGAGGCGCAACTGGCCGGCAGTGGCCGCCAACATGCCGCCACCAGCGACCTGATGCTCGATACAAGGGAGGAGGGCGAGCACCTGTTCGCCGCCTTTACCTACGCCACCGACATCTTCGACGAATCGACCATCGCCGCGCTCGCCGGGCATTGGCATAACCTGCTGGCATCGGTGTGCCGCGATCCGCAACAGCTGCTGGGCGAGTTGTCGATGCTGGCCGCGACCGAACGCGACGGCTTGATCCAGAACGCCGACAGCCCAGCGCAGTTGCCTTGCGTGCAGCAGCTGTTCGAAGCGCAAGTGGCGCGCACGCCGCAGGCGCAGGCGCTGATTCTGGCAGACGAAGCAGCGCCGTCCTTGAGCTACGCCGAACTCAATCAGCGCAGCAATCGCCTGGCCCATCACTTGCGCGCCAAAGGCGTCGGCCCCGACGTGCTGGTGGGGGTGGCGCTCGGTCGTTCGCTGGAACTGGCAGTGGCCTTGCTGGCGGTGCTCAAGGCCGGTGGCGCCTATGTGCCGCTGGACCCGCAAACCCCGGCCGAGCGCTTGCGCCATGTGCTCGATGACAGTGGTCTGCAACTGCTGCTGACCGACAGCACAACCCTGACCCACCTGCCCACGCTGCAAGGCATCGACTGCCTGTGCCTGGATCGCCTGCCGAACGGTGATGTCGAGAACAACCCGCCGGTCGCGGTCGATCCGCAGAACCTCGCGTACGTGATCTACACCTCAGGTTCTACCGGGCGTCCCAAAGGCGTGGCGGTCAGCCACGGCGCACTGAGCGAATTCATCGAGCGCGCCATCGACTACAGCGACCTGCGCGAAGGCGACCGCGTCTTGCAGTTCGCGACCAGCAGCTTCGACGGTTTCGTCGAGCAGTTCTTCCCGCCGCTGTGCCATGGCGCCTGCGTGGTGCTGCGCGACACACGGTTGTGGGACAGCGCGACGCTGCATCAGGTGATCCTCGAACACGGCATCACCCTGGCCGACTTGCCGGCCGCCTACTGGTACTGGCTGGTGCAGGATTACGCCGCCAACCCGCCGGCGCATTTCGGTGCCCTGCGCCAGATTCACGTCGGCGGCGAGGCGATGGCGGTGGACGGTCTGCGTCTGTGGCAACGCGCCGGGCTCGGTCATGTGCGCCTGCTCAATACCTATGGGCCGACCGAAGCCACCGTGGTCTCGACCATTCACGACTGCACTGCGCTGACACCAGAAGCGGTGTCGTGGCGCGGCATTCCGATTGGCCTCGGTCTGGCGCAACGGCGTCTCTACGTGCTCGACGATGACTTGAACCTGCTGCCTCAAGGCGCAGTGGGCGAGTTGTACATCGGCGGCCCCGGCCTGGCGCGTGGTTATCACCGGCAGCCGACCCTCAGCGCTGAACGTTTTATCGCCGACCCGTTTGCCGCTGGCGAGCGTCTGTACCGCACTGGCGACCGCGCCCGCCGGCGCGCCGATGGCGCCGTGGAATACGTCGGCCGTGTCGATCATCAAGTGAAAATTCGCGGCTTCCGCATCGAGCTGGGCGAAATCGAATCGCGCCTGCAGCAATGCGCGGGCATTCGTGAAGCCGTGGTGCTGGCCTTGCCGCTGACAGGCGGCCTGCAACTGGTGGCGTACCTGGTCGTCGATGAAGCGGTCATCGACAGCGCCGCCGAACAGGCGGTTTTCCGTCAGCAAATCAGAGGCCTGCTGCAAGCCAGCCTGCCGGACTACATGGTCCCCGGCCATTTGCTGCTGTTGCCGCGCCTGCCGCTGACCCCCAGCGGCAAGCTGGACCGCAAGGCCTTGCCGGCACCGGACCCGAGCCAGTTGCAGGTCGACTATCGAGCGCCGCAAAGCGATACCGAACAGTGCCTGGCGCAGATCTGGCGCGAGGTGTTGCAGGTTCCCCAGGTCGGTCTCGACGACCACTTCTTCGAGCTGGGCGGCCATTCGCTGCTGGCCGCGCAAGTGATTGGCCGGATCAAGCATCAACTGGGCGTGGTCTTGCCGCTGCGCATTTTATTCGAGAAACCGCTGCTGGGTGATCTGGCGCTGGAGCTTGAACAACAGGCCGGCATTGCCACGGATAACGACTGGTCCGACATGGATCAGTTCATGAGTTCTTTGGAGGGAGTAGACGTATGA